CACCATGCCGGGATCGAGGGAATAGGTGGTGCCGGCCAGGGCGGCGGCGCCGAGCGGCGAGACCTTCACGCGTTTGGCGGCGTCGTCCATGCGCTCGCAGTCGCGCCTAAGCATCCAGGCGTAGGCCAGCAGGTGCTGGGCCAGGCTCACGGGCTGGGCCGGCTGGAGGTGGGTGCAACCGGGCAGCAGCGTGTCCATATGCTCTTCGGCCCTGGCCAGGAAAACCCCAACGAGCTCCCGGGCCAGCTTCCCCCAGGTCTCCAGGCTCTCGGCGACATACAGCCGAAAATCAAGCGCCACCTGGTCGTTGCGGCTGCGGCCGGTGTGGAGCTTGCCGCCCAAGGGGCCGATCAACTCGGTCAGGCGCTGCTCCACGTTCATGTGGACGTCCTCGAACTCCGCGCGCCAGGGGAAGGTCCCGGCCTCGATCTCGTCGAGCACCTGGCCGAGCCCGGCCACGATGCGCTCGGCCTCCTCGCCCGCCAGCACGCCGCGCTTGGCCAGCATCCTGGCATGGGCCTTGGAACCGGCGATATCCTGGCGGTACATGCGGCGGTCATAGGAAACGGATTCGCTGTAGGCCTCCATCAAGGCCCCCGTCCCCTCGCCAAACCGCCCACCCCACATTTTCGTGGACATGATCGTCTCCTTCGGGCGAGAAAGAGAGGAACCAGGGGGAGGGAACCCCTTTTTTGCAAAAAAGGGGTTCCCTCCCCCTGGACCCCCTCCCTCCCCCAAAAACTCTCAAAGGGGGATACCGTCTCCCCTTTTCCCCTGCGGCGCTTCGCCGCTGGCGCACCTTGTGGGCGCGATTTCGGGCAACGTGCTGGCCGGCTTTGCGGCCTGCGGGTTGCCCGAAATCGCGCCCACAATCCGGTCGGCGTCCCGCCGCCCGACGGTCCCGACCGTTCCACCGCCCGCCCCGTCGGGGAGGGTCCGGGAGGGGGTCACCCCCTCCCGGCCGCCGGAGGCATTCTTCTCTCGCCTCGTCTTGCCTTGCCTTCCCGTCCCTACTCGCCCAATCCCCGCAACCGCAGCCCGACCAGCCGGATGAACCCGGTCGCGTCGGCCTGGTTGTAGACCTCGTCCTTCTCGAAGGTGGCGAGTTTGGGGTTATACAGGCTGTTGGGCGACTTGCGGCCGAGCGGATAGGCCTGGCCCTTGTAGAGCTTGACGCGCACGGTGCCGGTCACACGCCGGGAGGCCTCGTCGATCATGGCCTGCAGGGCCTTGCGCTCGGGCGCGTACCAGAAGCCGTTGTAGACCATTTCGGCGTAGCGCGGGATGAGGCTGTCGCGCAGGTGCATGACTTCGCGGTCCAGGCAAATGCCTTCCAGGTCGCGCTTGGCGATGTGCAGGATGGTGCCGCCCGGGGTTTCGTAGATGCCGCGGGACTTCATGCCGACGAAGCGGTTTTCGACCATATCGATGCGGCCGATGCCGTGCTTGCCGCCCAGCGTATTGAGCTTTTTGATCAGCGCCGCCGGGGAGAGCCGCTCGCCGTTAACGGCCACCGGATCGCCGTGCTCGAAGTCGATGGTGACGACGTCGGCCGTGTCCGGGGCTTTTTCCACGGGCACGGTCAGCAGGTAGGTGTCCTGGCTCGGCTCGTTCCAGGGGTCTTCCAGTTCGCCGCCCTCGAAGCTCAAGTGCAGGAGGTTGCGGTCCATGCTGTGGTCCGAGCCTTTCTTGTCCGAGGGCACGGGGATGCCGTTTTCCTTGGCGAAATTGAGCAGGTCGGTGCGCGAGGCGAAGTCCCATTCGCGCCAGGGGGCGATGGTGCGCAGGTCCGGGGCGAGCACGCCCGTGGTCAGTTCGAAGCGGACCTGGTCGTTGCCCTTGCCGGTGGCGCCGTGGGCCACGGCCTGGGCGCCCTCGGCCCGGGCCACCTCGACCAGGCGCTTGGCGATCAGCGGCCGGGCGATGGAGGTGCCGAGAAGATACCGGCCTTCGTAGACGGCCCCGGCCCGCAGCATGGGGAAGATGAAATCCTTGGCGAATTCCTCGCGCAGGTCGTCGATGTAGGCTTTGGTCGCGCCGGTGCGCAGGGCCTTGTCCTCGAGGCCGTCGAGCTCCTCTTCCTGGCCCAGGTCGCAGGTGACGGTGATCACTTCGCAACCGTAGGTTTTCTTGATCCATTTGAGGATGACCGAGGTATCGAGGCCCCCGGAGTAGGCCAGCACGACTTTCCTGATGTTGCTGCTCATGGCGGTGTCCTTGTCAACGGGCGGGGATCAGCCCTTGGTGAAAATCCATTCCAGAATGGCCTTCTGGACGTGCAGGCGGTTTTCGGCCTCGTCCCAGACGATGGAGGCCGGGCCTTCCATGACGGCGTCGGTGATCTCCTCGCCCCGGTGGGCCGGCAGGCAGTGGAGCACCTTGGCCCCGGGCGCGGCGACGGCCAGCAGGGCGTCGTTTACCTGGAAGCCGGCGAAATCCC
Above is a genomic segment from Solidesulfovibrio sp. containing:
- a CDS encoding argininosuccinate synthase, whose protein sequence is MSSNIRKVVLAYSGGLDTSVILKWIKKTYGCEVITVTCDLGQEEELDGLEDKALRTGATKAYIDDLREEFAKDFIFPMLRAGAVYEGRYLLGTSIARPLIAKRLVEVARAEGAQAVAHGATGKGNDQVRFELTTGVLAPDLRTIAPWREWDFASRTDLLNFAKENGIPVPSDKKGSDHSMDRNLLHLSFEGGELEDPWNEPSQDTYLLTVPVEKAPDTADVVTIDFEHGDPVAVNGERLSPAALIKKLNTLGGKHGIGRIDMVENRFVGMKSRGIYETPGGTILHIAKRDLEGICLDREVMHLRDSLIPRYAEMVYNGFWYAPERKALQAMIDEASRRVTGTVRVKLYKGQAYPLGRKSPNSLYNPKLATFEKDEVYNQADATGFIRLVGLRLRGLGE